The following proteins come from a genomic window of bacterium:
- a CDS encoding DUF11 domain-containing protein — MARRASSRFLHLAWPSLVIAAILIMPARADFRTIPWFNTSWHYRVPVSIPAGTPDGATASIDIDFGALLASMNVPGTLDTNSVRLVRPGGTLATTQEFTDVRFANVSDAAGNERGEVRFLVEDAGPATYYAYFDITANPAKAPWPNAQTINGSFEFGNSGWTTGNTQAGAANNEIHPLGGEGSEITLPTNPPTCSDSAATVNNSPRTGSNYHLTGFRTVCENGANNELAWVQRSFRVPNTASGNLNIRFRLQGFDSYIGDARYDWFRIRAGTSAINPPVINHTALTITPTNGLRIDAAGIGRNIAFGANYIDQGWRTATLPLAPYAGTTITVRFEMRYYTDQLYRTWIGLDDLDWSLVTAIAGTVEAFGANITDPPDTGSGAAMAQYDIGDTLSIVADAQAVVPAGRVVADVLDNAGQTVTSDIVLFDDGTHGDAVAGDHTWSNDGSDSGSPTYTFTTSDPVGNSWVIRVRARDGAGLARRPGAGAAVNQANYYNVDDQVFELLLSVSGRVYEDTQPNLMAEASEDWTGGSAVFVNLVQGGAVVGSNPVGPGTGSFSFASLTAGNYTVVVTDSAANPSPVQPGGWLFVEPTSGGLPLTLSTRALADQDLGLFKGSRVRGSVFRDDGAGGAVANDGIHDAGETGIGKVEIRATDAATTTTWDSDWTKADGSFELWLPAAIGSSTVVIVETNPSGYRSTGGSSGTTAGTYDRPTDALSFTNTPGTSYTGTGFGDVLENRFEANGQQSSLPGSVVFYAHTFFAESSGTVGFFTSQTTTPASPAFTAALFHDQNCDGLITPGEPELISPVPVSTGDRVCVIVRETIPEAADFGAQDSTQVTAVFGYANALPPLMASYSLTDLTTASDSQSAGLVLHKTVDLATALPGDTLVYSIEYTNTGSAPITDVDVFDSTPAFTTFLAASCGPADPGTSCTVTMQPTVGATGSLQWTISGTLPASGTGTVTYSVRID, encoded by the coding sequence ATGGCAAGGAGAGCTTCATCAAGGTTCCTGCACCTGGCCTGGCCGAGCCTGGTAATCGCCGCGATCTTGATCATGCCAGCCCGCGCCGATTTCAGAACGATTCCCTGGTTCAACACCAGCTGGCACTATCGGGTTCCGGTAAGCATCCCGGCGGGAACTCCTGACGGAGCAACTGCGAGCATCGATATCGATTTCGGCGCCCTTCTGGCCTCCATGAATGTGCCCGGCACCTTGGACACGAACTCGGTTCGCCTGGTGCGACCGGGCGGAACACTCGCAACGACACAGGAATTCACCGACGTTCGCTTCGCGAATGTCAGCGATGCTGCCGGTAATGAGCGCGGCGAAGTTCGATTCCTGGTCGAAGACGCTGGTCCCGCTACCTACTATGCCTACTTCGACATCACCGCGAACCCAGCCAAAGCGCCCTGGCCGAATGCTCAAACGATCAACGGCAGTTTCGAATTCGGAAACTCCGGCTGGACGACTGGCAATACTCAGGCCGGTGCAGCGAATAACGAGATCCACCCTCTGGGAGGCGAGGGAAGCGAGATCACTCTGCCAACGAACCCGCCGACTTGTAGCGATAGTGCAGCGACTGTCAACAACTCGCCGAGAACCGGTAGCAACTATCACCTGACCGGCTTCCGGACGGTGTGCGAAAATGGAGCGAATAACGAACTGGCGTGGGTCCAGCGGAGCTTTCGCGTTCCGAACACCGCTTCAGGAAACCTGAACATCCGTTTCAGATTGCAAGGTTTCGATAGCTACATCGGTGACGCGAGATACGATTGGTTCAGAATCCGGGCGGGAACTTCAGCAATCAACCCACCCGTGATCAACCATACGGCGCTCACGATCACTCCGACCAATGGACTTCGGATCGACGCGGCCGGGATCGGACGAAATATTGCCTTTGGCGCGAACTACATCGACCAGGGCTGGCGGACCGCCACGCTACCACTCGCACCCTACGCGGGAACCACGATCACCGTGCGTTTCGAAATGCGCTACTACACCGACCAGTTGTACCGCACGTGGATCGGCCTCGACGATCTGGATTGGAGTCTGGTGACTGCAATCGCGGGGACAGTCGAGGCTTTCGGTGCGAACATCACTGATCCCCCCGACACGGGATCAGGAGCGGCAATGGCGCAGTACGACATCGGCGACACACTCAGCATTGTTGCAGATGCACAAGCCGTCGTTCCGGCCGGTCGAGTCGTAGCCGATGTACTAGACAACGCAGGACAGACCGTCACCAGCGACATCGTACTTTTCGACGATGGAACGCACGGAGATGCCGTAGCAGGGGATCACACATGGAGCAACGATGGCAGCGACTCGGGCTCCCCGACCTACACCTTTACCACGAGCGACCCAGTCGGAAACAGCTGGGTCATTCGTGTGCGAGCACGGGACGGCGCGGGTCTCGCGAGACGTCCGGGTGCAGGGGCGGCTGTGAACCAGGCCAACTACTACAACGTCGACGATCAGGTCTTCGAATTGCTCTTAAGCGTATCTGGTCGTGTGTACGAGGATACTCAGCCGAATCTGATGGCAGAGGCCAGCGAAGACTGGACGGGTGGAAGCGCGGTTTTCGTCAACCTGGTTCAGGGGGGAGCCGTCGTCGGATCCAACCCGGTTGGTCCGGGTACAGGCTCATTCAGCTTTGCGAGCCTGACCGCCGGTAACTACACGGTCGTCGTAACGGACTCCGCAGCAAATCCCAGCCCGGTACAACCGGGCGGCTGGCTCTTCGTGGAACCGACAAGTGGCGGATTGCCCCTGACACTATCCACGCGAGCCCTGGCGGATCAGGATCTGGGATTGTTCAAGGGATCGCGTGTGCGGGGCAGCGTTTTCCGCGACGATGGCGCGGGAGGTGCCGTTGCGAACGACGGAATACACGATGCTGGTGAAACCGGAATCGGGAAAGTCGAGATCCGAGCTACAGACGCAGCCACCACGACGACCTGGGATTCGGACTGGACAAAGGCGGATGGCAGCTTTGAACTCTGGCTTCCCGCAGCCATCGGTTCGAGCACGGTCGTGATTGTCGAGACGAATCCGAGCGGATATCGATCGACCGGTGGTTCATCGGGCACGACAGCTGGCACCTACGATCGCCCAACCGATGCACTGAGTTTCACCAATACGCCGGGAACTTCCTACACGGGCACGGGCTTTGGTGATGTCCTCGAGAATCGCTTCGAGGCGAACGGCCAGCAGAGTTCGCTTCCTGGAAGCGTGGTCTTCTATGCGCACACTTTCTTCGCTGAGAGTTCTGGCACGGTTGGCTTCTTCACATCCCAGACTACGACCCCCGCCAGCCCAGCCTTCACGGCAGCACTCTTCCACGACCAGAATTGCGACGGCCTGATCACTCCGGGAGAGCCGGAACTCATCAGCCCAGTTCCCGTGAGCACCGGGGATAGGGTCTGTGTGATTGTGCGGGAGACCATTCCCGAAGCCGCGGATTTCGGTGCGCAGGACTCGACTCAGGTCACCGCAGTTTTCGGCTACGCGAATGCGCTCCCTCCCCTGATGGCCAGTTACAGTCTGACCGATCTGACGACCGCGTCGGATTCACAAAGCGCCGGTCTGGTATTGCACAAGACGGTGGACCTGGCGACCGCGTTACCCGGCGATACGCTGGTCTACAGCATCGAGTACACGAATACGGGCTCCGCCCCCATCACCGACGTAGATGTATTCGACTCGACACCGGCTTTCACCACCTTTCTGGCGGCGAGTTGCGGTCCTGCAGACCCCGGAACGAGTTGCACTGTGACGATGCAACCGACGGTTGGAGCTACGGGTTCATTGCAATGGACGATAAGCGGGACACTGCCCGCCTCGGGAACAGGAACCGTAACCTACAGTGTACGGATCGACTAA
- a CDS encoding DUF11 domain-containing protein — PGECIQYRIIATNNAAADVDSVVITDATPTNTTYNTAAGAATVTQGAVTAPVAGATGTVQATVGTITPGASVTLTFAVRIDP; from the coding sequence GCCGGGTGAGTGCATCCAGTACCGGATCATAGCGACAAACAATGCAGCAGCCGATGTGGATTCTGTGGTCATCACGGACGCCACGCCGACGAACACCACCTACAACACTGCGGCTGGTGCCGCGACAGTTACGCAGGGAGCCGTGACCGCTCCGGTTGCGGGAGCTACGGGAACCGTCCAGGCCACCGTGGGTACGATTACCCCGGGTGCCAGCGTAACACTGACTTTCGCCGTTCGAATCGACCCGTAG
- a CDS encoding DUF11 domain-containing protein has protein sequence MLFSATSTQAAPAAGSSLDNRATGSYISTVTGLLNPLVSNRIIVRVAPLEALLLTIDTTRAAAASGSFAIAHRIQNTGNTQSTYSLVLANLGGDDFQALGLDIISDLNGNGVLDPGESPISGGPATLLAPLAILNLLVVGSTPGTVLPGQIAQILLTATTDLQGASDSNTDDLVIGGGAILSLSKAASDLTPSPGGAVTFTLSGRNTGPLPATGSPVTVDGAAASYVLLRDALPPNLEYTSPINPSFGIALYHSRGSPTLNYTTLPPADLTQVDEIAFGLPDLASGQAYSVSFDVRVLSLASGPITNTGEIRFDDGISAGIASTISNSVTLIVSGPGPSVDFFTDTSYGSVAALGSVGSPLYLQAESSQCNLNPSLNDPAVITLTSSVSGDSENFVGIEISPNSGVFRVLPSVPTADAGAVPVLSGNGVLEIAANDVITAALAPCGTAPTAYATLLIDPLGIVFDSQTNLPLGGAVVTLMNSGLPAVVLEADGSTPAANPVVTGPDGRYQFPLVAPGTYSLQVVAPAGYGFPSTVPIGLLPPGRAIDPSGSFGLPFGISALGPVLVDIPLDPGALVSGLSVEKAASRDVVEIGDLLDYEITVRNGTGAALFGVEVLDTLPVGFQYEQGSARLDFGPMSDPVASGRSLVFDAGVVISGQTLTISYRVNIGPGTELGEAINRATATSTTTTGNTASAIVDVQGGVFHSRGFILGKVYTDCNDNGLQDPGEIGLAQVRLYLENGSFVFTDADGKYSFYGVEPRTHVVKIDRYSLPAGSSLSVLSNRNGEDPDTRFVDLKRGELHRADFAENSCSNQILAEALARRERTGAAVSELEKQLDERLAIDRAPTQTSDPRTLPAEGTQTGRDSLGLSELSRLLGLSQPEPKPVAPINSKPAFEQPGFDVLLPELDNELDFLWPMHGQRLLLSQTIVRVKGPIGTRLALHVNGNEVSDSRVGTRSSLRATKTEAWEYVAVRLEPGSNYLELVGFDAFGNQRGSKNIEVFSPGALAKVELSMPMKRVPADGTSGPVVEVRLLDATGLRVGSRTAVTLESTRGTWEVEDVDPVEPGVQSFINGGIGRFAMTPATETGEVEIRARSGRYEAQTELIFVPALRPLVAVGVVEGSFAQRGLESRSSDQLGFDDGFEEELSAIGGRERDWKNQFSSRTAVFLKGAVDEEYLLTFRYDSAQKQDSRLFRDIQPDEFYPVYGDASLRGFDAQSTTPLYMRIEKDRSHITYGDFTTNALESDPRSLARYQRSLTGVFGRYEHDVVDVDFFASEGDATQVSDEIPAEGISGPYTLSVRRILRGSETVEVITRDRDHPSVVIKAEPQARFTDYTVDSLSGTILFSGPVASHDSDLNPRFIRASYEVEEGGSDHWITGARARYRPFSFLEFGGSFVEDQNDQEPFSMASAGFTLKLSDETKLVGEAAATDTDLLGGGIGERLELRHAGSRLDAHAYAGKTDEQFSNTGSGLGTGRLEIGLDTSFQINQKTRLRGEYLRTEDVATDGRRQGVAISVERTLGASLKAELGARYVTETLEAADSSTEGDTPRTLTSLRAKLTAQLPQIPKLSVFAEFEQDVDDFGNRMLGLGGEYQINPRARVYARHELISSLVGPFALNSHSRQHATVVGLDADYTSNSHVFSEYRGADTFSGRDAEAAIGLRGLWKVTPLLGIQSSLERIHSLSRTGDQESTAIAIGLGYTANKNWKATGRLEFRDGRDTESWLHTAGLAARISDSWTGLIRHSFTLDSADDSQLRDRIQIGLAFRDTATNFWDGLFQLEFRAERAGRGSDPDVNRDLAIFSTHLNVQPSRRLNLFGRYAAKFVVEDSNTLDDQNLGQLISSRLTYDITGRWDLSLMGSVLTSNGTASYKYGLGAEVGYLVMQNLWLSGGYNVFGFEDDDLDELHYSTPGVYVRLRFKFDEKLLTRETGPLSKLLRFR, from the coding sequence ATGCTATTCAGCGCGACGTCGACCCAAGCCGCACCAGCCGCAGGCTCATCCCTCGATAACCGCGCGACCGGCAGCTACATCTCGACGGTTACCGGTCTTCTGAATCCGCTCGTTTCAAATCGCATCATCGTGAGGGTAGCGCCACTCGAGGCACTGCTGCTCACGATCGACACGACGCGCGCCGCTGCGGCTAGCGGTTCATTCGCCATCGCGCATCGCATTCAGAACACGGGAAACACCCAGAGCACGTATTCGCTCGTGCTCGCGAACCTGGGTGGGGACGACTTCCAGGCCCTGGGACTCGACATCATCAGCGACCTGAACGGGAACGGAGTTCTCGACCCGGGGGAAAGCCCGATCTCCGGAGGACCGGCGACGCTGCTCGCACCTCTGGCAATACTGAATCTGCTCGTTGTCGGGTCCACACCCGGCACCGTACTACCCGGACAGATCGCCCAGATTCTTCTGACTGCGACGACGGATCTACAGGGAGCCAGCGACTCGAATACTGACGATCTCGTGATCGGGGGCGGCGCGATCCTCAGCCTGTCGAAAGCCGCGTCGGACCTGACCCCATCGCCAGGCGGAGCGGTCACCTTCACACTCAGCGGTCGAAACACCGGCCCGCTTCCAGCAACGGGCTCTCCGGTGACAGTGGACGGCGCAGCAGCGAGTTACGTGCTCTTGCGGGACGCGCTCCCGCCAAATCTCGAGTACACCAGCCCGATCAACCCGAGCTTCGGGATAGCGCTGTACCACTCACGCGGAAGCCCAACTCTAAACTACACGACCCTGCCTCCTGCGGACCTCACCCAGGTCGACGAAATTGCCTTTGGCTTACCAGACCTCGCAAGCGGGCAGGCTTACTCGGTCAGTTTCGATGTTCGAGTTCTTTCGCTTGCATCGGGTCCCATCACGAACACGGGAGAAATCCGTTTCGACGACGGGATCTCGGCCGGGATTGCGAGCACGATCAGCAACTCGGTCACACTGATCGTCAGTGGACCCGGGCCGAGCGTCGACTTCTTCACAGACACGAGCTACGGAAGCGTCGCCGCTCTCGGCTCGGTGGGGTCACCGCTCTACCTGCAGGCCGAGTCCAGCCAGTGCAATCTGAATCCAAGCCTGAATGATCCTGCGGTGATCACCCTTACTAGTTCTGTCTCAGGGGACTCCGAGAACTTCGTTGGAATCGAGATATCTCCCAACTCGGGCGTGTTTCGCGTTCTTCCGAGCGTGCCTACAGCTGATGCCGGTGCAGTGCCGGTTCTGAGTGGAAACGGCGTTCTCGAGATTGCGGCAAACGATGTCATCACTGCAGCACTCGCTCCTTGCGGAACGGCGCCGACCGCCTACGCCACATTGCTGATCGATCCTCTGGGTATCGTATTCGACAGCCAGACAAACCTGCCTCTGGGCGGCGCGGTCGTCACATTGATGAACAGCGGCCTCCCGGCCGTCGTACTCGAAGCAGACGGCTCCACACCCGCGGCGAATCCCGTCGTAACTGGACCTGATGGCCGTTATCAGTTCCCACTCGTTGCACCTGGTACATACTCGCTGCAAGTCGTTGCACCGGCCGGATACGGATTCCCTTCGACGGTTCCAATTGGTCTGCTGCCACCTGGCCGCGCGATCGACCCTTCTGGCTCCTTCGGTCTCCCGTTCGGGATTTCAGCTCTCGGCCCCGTACTCGTAGATATTCCCTTGGATCCTGGCGCACTGGTCTCTGGACTCTCTGTCGAGAAGGCGGCTTCGCGCGACGTCGTCGAGATTGGCGATCTCCTCGACTACGAAATTACTGTCCGCAACGGTACCGGCGCCGCATTGTTCGGCGTGGAGGTGCTCGACACCCTGCCGGTGGGATTCCAGTACGAGCAGGGCTCCGCTCGCCTGGACTTCGGACCAATGTCTGACCCGGTTGCTTCGGGTCGAAGTCTCGTCTTCGACGCTGGCGTAGTGATCTCCGGTCAGACACTGACGATCTCGTACCGTGTAAACATCGGTCCGGGCACCGAGTTAGGCGAAGCAATCAACCGAGCTACTGCTACCAGCACCACGACGACAGGCAATACCGCCAGCGCAATCGTCGATGTTCAGGGTGGCGTATTCCACAGCCGTGGGTTCATTCTCGGCAAGGTCTACACGGACTGCAACGACAATGGTCTGCAAGATCCGGGCGAGATCGGACTGGCGCAGGTTAGATTGTATCTGGAAAACGGGAGCTTCGTCTTCACGGATGCGGACGGTAAGTACAGTTTCTACGGAGTAGAACCGCGTACACACGTCGTCAAGATCGATCGTTACTCTCTTCCTGCGGGAAGTAGCTTATCCGTACTGAGCAACCGCAACGGAGAAGATCCGGACACGCGTTTCGTCGATTTGAAGCGCGGCGAACTACATCGAGCTGACTTCGCCGAGAACTCTTGCAGCAATCAGATTCTCGCTGAAGCCCTCGCACGCAGGGAGCGGACCGGAGCGGCGGTATCGGAGCTGGAAAAGCAGCTCGATGAACGACTCGCGATTGACAGAGCACCTACCCAAACGAGTGATCCGCGAACGCTTCCGGCTGAGGGCACTCAAACGGGCCGGGATAGTCTCGGACTCTCCGAGCTGTCTCGTCTTCTGGGCCTGAGCCAACCTGAACCCAAACCGGTTGCACCGATCAATTCCAAACCCGCATTCGAACAGCCTGGCTTTGACGTGCTCTTGCCGGAGTTGGATAACGAGCTCGACTTCCTCTGGCCAATGCACGGCCAGAGGCTTCTGCTTTCGCAGACGATCGTGCGCGTCAAAGGTCCGATCGGCACCCGTCTGGCTCTGCACGTAAACGGCAACGAAGTCTCCGATAGCCGCGTCGGAACACGCAGCAGCTTGCGCGCGACGAAGACAGAAGCTTGGGAGTATGTCGCCGTCCGCCTCGAGCCTGGATCGAATTACCTGGAACTGGTCGGATTTGACGCCTTTGGGAACCAGCGCGGATCCAAGAACATCGAAGTGTTCAGCCCAGGCGCCCTGGCGAAGGTCGAACTGAGCATGCCGATGAAGCGTGTTCCCGCTGACGGGACTTCCGGTCCCGTCGTAGAAGTAAGGCTTCTCGACGCAACGGGCCTGCGTGTCGGAAGCCGGACGGCCGTGACCCTCGAGAGCACACGAGGCACCTGGGAGGTCGAAGACGTCGACCCGGTCGAACCCGGCGTTCAGAGTTTCATCAACGGCGGGATCGGCCGGTTTGCCATGACTCCCGCTACCGAGACCGGCGAAGTGGAAATTCGCGCCCGCAGCGGACGCTACGAGGCGCAGACGGAACTGATTTTCGTACCCGCATTGCGCCCGCTCGTGGCGGTCGGTGTAGTCGAGGGCAGCTTCGCACAACGCGGGCTGGAAAGTAGATCATCGGATCAACTCGGATTCGACGACGGTTTTGAAGAAGAACTCTCCGCGATCGGCGGCCGGGAGCGCGATTGGAAGAACCAGTTCAGTTCTCGAACTGCCGTGTTCCTGAAAGGCGCAGTCGACGAGGAATACCTGCTGACGTTTCGCTATGACTCGGCCCAGAAACAGGACTCTCGCCTATTCAGGGATATCCAACCCGATGAGTTCTATCCGGTGTACGGCGATGCTTCTCTCAGGGGATTCGATGCGCAATCCACGACCCCGCTGTACATGCGCATAGAGAAAGACCGGTCCCACATCACCTACGGTGACTTCACAACGAATGCGCTCGAGAGCGATCCGCGAAGCCTGGCACGCTACCAGCGCAGCCTGACCGGAGTGTTCGGTCGCTATGAGCACGACGTCGTGGACGTGGACTTCTTTGCGAGCGAAGGCGACGCAACGCAGGTGAGTGACGAGATTCCCGCCGAAGGAATCTCCGGGCCGTATACTCTGAGTGTTCGCCGCATCCTACGCGGCAGCGAGACGGTCGAAGTCATCACGCGCGATCGCGATCATCCATCCGTGGTCATCAAAGCCGAGCCCCAAGCACGCTTTACTGACTATACCGTCGACAGCCTGAGTGGAACGATCCTTTTCAGTGGCCCCGTCGCGAGTCACGATTCGGATCTGAATCCCCGTTTCATTCGCGCTTCGTACGAGGTTGAAGAAGGCGGTTCCGACCACTGGATTACTGGAGCGCGAGCCCGTTACCGCCCCTTCTCGTTTCTGGAATTCGGTGGCAGCTTCGTTGAAGACCAGAATGATCAGGAGCCGTTCTCGATGGCGTCGGCCGGCTTCACGCTGAAGCTCAGCGACGAAACCAAACTCGTGGGTGAAGCGGCGGCGACCGATACCGACTTGCTCGGTGGCGGGATTGGAGAAAGGCTGGAACTGCGGCATGCGGGATCGCGCCTTGATGCCCACGCCTATGCCGGCAAGACAGACGAGCAGTTTTCCAATACGGGATCCGGTTTGGGAACGGGAAGGCTGGAGATCGGACTCGATACGAGTTTCCAGATCAATCAGAAGACCCGGCTGCGCGGGGAGTATTTGCGAACCGAAGACGTCGCTACGGATGGTCGACGACAAGGCGTCGCGATCTCGGTCGAGCGGACTCTTGGCGCCTCGCTCAAAGCCGAACTGGGCGCGCGGTACGTGACCGAGACTCTGGAAGCTGCGGACTCCTCTACAGAAGGTGATACGCCGCGCACTCTGACGTCGCTCCGTGCCAAACTCACGGCGCAGCTTCCGCAGATTCCGAAGCTGAGTGTATTCGCGGAATTCGAGCAAGATGTCGACGATTTCGGAAATCGGATGCTCGGACTTGGGGGTGAGTACCAGATCAACCCAAGGGCGCGTGTGTACGCACGACACGAACTCATCTCTTCACTGGTTGGCCCTTTTGCCTTGAATTCCCATTCTCGGCAACATGCGACGGTAGTGGGGCTGGACGCCGACTACACAAGCAACAGCCACGTATTCTCCGAATACCGGGGCGCGGACACATTCTCGGGGCGAGATGCAGAAGCCGCGATTGGCTTGCGCGGTTTGTGGAAAGTCACGCCGTTGCTGGGAATTCAATCGAGCCTCGAGCGCATTCACAGTCTGTCGAGGACTGGGGATCAGGAGAGTACGGCCATCGCAATCGGCCTCGGCTACACCGCCAACAAGAACTGGAAGGCAACGGGACGGCTCGAGTTCCGAGATGGGCGTGACACGGAAAGCTGGTTGCACACGGCCGGGCTTGCAGCTCGAATCAGCGACAGCTGGACGGGTTTGATTCGCCACTCCTTTACACTCGACTCAGCAGATGACTCCCAGCTACGAGACAGGATCCAGATCGGACTGGCATTCCGTGACACTGCTACAAACTTCTGGGATGGACTCTTTCAGCTCGAGTTCCGTGCTGAACGCGCTGGCCGGGGATCGGACCCTGACGTCAACAGAGATCTTGCGATCTTCTCTACCCACCTGAATGTGCAACCCAGCAGGCGACTCAATCTCTTCGGACGTTACGCAGCGAAGTTTGTCGTCGAGGACTCCAATACACTCGATGATCAGAACCTCGGCCAACTGATCAGCAGCCGCCTCACCTACGACATCACCGGGCGCTGGGATCTGAGTCTGATGGGGAGCGTACTGACCAGTAACGGGACAGCCTCCTACAAATACGGTTTGGGCGCTGAGGTCGGGTACCTCGTCATGCAGAACCTGTGGCTCTCCGGCGGCTACAACGTGTTCGGTTTCGAAGACGACGACCTGGATGAACTCCATTACTCGACACCGGGCGTCTACGTACGTCTGCGCTTCAAGTTCGACGAGAAACTCCTCACGCGAGAGACCGGACCACTCTCCAAACTGCTCAGGTTTCGCTAG